From Caretta caretta isolate rCarCar2 chromosome 3, rCarCar1.hap1, whole genome shotgun sequence, a single genomic window includes:
- the CMPK2 gene encoding UMP-CMP kinase 2, mitochondrial, protein MLRRSRLASLTLLLPRSLSAMAAPPAGCSAQARPCFAVEGPGSDLVCFTLSGSEGAGGSGRPLPRCFLPAPARCYSLCVPAAPSVPAARLHRRLRQRLRQGPLGRCRVLGLLCYSAPGGQAALEKGFLIQDPQGGAETERALEELLRGQGELPPPPLGVYEAGERGELWQCLWVLRGAGGRDLLRRARVVAAEEPPLHPAVPGLRHAAVFLSLEAARSVVEQCTSLIPEATAVLDLVDKCPKHSKKGDFPVIVIEGLDATGKTTVTQSVKDSLNALLLRSPPACISQWRKTFDDEPTLIRRAFYALGNYIVASEIAKASTESPVVVDRYWHSTAAYAIATEISGKVQNLPPTQHEVYQWPEDLLKPDLVLLLTVSPEERIRRLQGRGLEKTEEETELEANSLFRQKVEESYKRMENPGCQEVDASPSREEVLRTVLHLIKKHCGSL, encoded by the exons ATGCTCCGCCGCAGCCGCCTGGCCAGCCTCACGCTGCTGCTGCCCCGCTCGCTCTCCGCCATGGCGGCGCCTCCCGCGGGCTGCTCCGCCCAGGCGCGACCGTGCTTCGCTGTGGAGGGGCCCGGCTCGGACCTGGTCTGCTTCACCCTCAGCGGCAGCGAGGGCGCAGGCGGCAGCGGCCGCCCCCTACCCCGCTGCTTTCTGCCGGCTCCGGCGCGGTGCTATTCCCTCTGCGTCCCCGCCGCCCCTAGCGTCCCGGCGGCCAGGCTGCACCGGCGTTTGCGGcagaggctgaggcaggggcCGCTCGGGAGGTGCCGGGTCCTGGGGCTCCTCTGCTACAGCGCCCCCGGGGGGCAGGCTGCGCTGGAGAAGGGCTTCCTCATCCAGGACCCGCAGGGAGGCGCGGAGACCGAGCGCGCCCTGGAGGAACTGCTGCGGGGCCAGGGcgagctgccgccgccgccgctgggCGTGTACGAGGCGGGCGAGCGGGGCGAGCTGTGGCAGTGTCTGTGGGTCCTGCGAGGGGCGGGCGGCAGAGACCTGCTCCGCAGAGCCCGAGTGGTGGCCGCCGAGGAGCCGCCGCTGCACCCCGCAGTGCCCGGCCTTCGCCACGCCGCCGTGTTCCTCTCCCTGGAGGCCGCCCGCAGCGTGGTGGAGCAG TGCACATCGTTAATCCCTGAAGCCACAGCTGTCCTTGATCTAGTGGATAAAtgccccaagcattcaaaaaaggGAGATTTTCCTGTCATAGTTATTGAAGGATTAGATGCAACAG GCAAAACAACTGTAACCCAGTCGGTCAAGGACTCACTGAATGCACTTCTCTTAAGGTCACCACCAGCTTGTATCAGCCAGTGGAGGAAGACTTTTGATGATGAACCAACACTCATCAGGAGGGCATTTTATGCTCTGGGCAACTACATTGTTGCTTCAGAAATAGCAAAAGCATCCACCGAGTCACCTGTGGTTGTAGACAG ATATTGGCACAGCACAGCTGCCTATGCAATTGCTACTGAAATAAGTGGAAAAGTGCAAAATCTTCCTCCAACTCAACATGAGGTGTACCAGTGGCCTGAGGACCTGCTCAAGCCCGATCTTGTCTTGCTGTTGACAGTTAGTCCTGAGGAGCGGATCCGGAGATTGCAGGGACGAGGTCTGGAGAAAACAGAGGAGGAAACCGAGCTAGAAGCTAACAGTTTGTTTCGCCAAAA agttGAAGAGTCATACAAAAGGATGGAGAACCCTGGATGCCAAGAGGTTGATGCCAGCCCCTCCAGAGAAGAGGTTCTGAGGACTGTTTTGCACCTAATTAAAAAACACTGTGGTTCATTATAG